In Beggiatoa leptomitoformis, the genomic window ATGCGGTGTTGGGTTTAACGTAGCTGGCAACATCGGCAATAGCAACTAATAATCGCCAGCCTTTGCCACGTGGTTCACAATAAACAGCATCATCAAAGTCTTTCGCGTCTTCCCCATCAATGGTTACTAAGGGAATATCACGTAAATCTTCGCGGTCTTTGATAGCACTGGCGGGAATTTTTTCTTTTAAGTGCTTAATTTCAGATAAAACGTCGTCGCTCCATTCATACGGTAGGCTGTAAGAGCGGATAGCAATATCGGTTTCCATCCCAGGGGCTTCGTTTTTACCGATGATATCGACAATTTGCCCAATAGGTGGGTGGTGTTTGCTGGGTTGTTCGATGATTTTAACGACGACGATTTGTCCTTCTTCGGCATTATTTTCATCAGCAGGGGGGATTAAGATGTCGTGAGTAATCCGACGATTCTTTGAGGTGACAAACGCAAGTCCCTTTTGACGGAAGAAATGCCCGACAATTTCTTGGGTATTCCGTTCTAAAACTTCGACGAGTATTCCCTCGCGCTTACCGCGATGGTTAAGACCGCCAATGCTTACCATTGCTCTATCACCATGAAAGAGGGTACGCATTTGCTTAGGCGGTAAAAATAGGTCTTCTCCGCCTGTGTCAGGAATTAAAAAGCCTGCGCCATCCGCATTTGCTGATACGCGCCCACAGATTAAATCCATTTTTTTTGCGAGTCCATAACCTTCACGACGATTACGGATGATTTGTCCATCCCGTTCCATCGCACGTAACCGACGGCTTAAGGCATCTAACTTGACTTCATCGTTATTTAATTTCAGCCGTTCAGCAATTGCTTGAAAGTTGAGTGGTTGCCCTGCTTCCGCAAGGTGTGCCATGATAAATTCACGGCTGGCGATGGGGTCTTGATATTTCTGTTGTTCGCGTTCTGCGTAGGGGTCTGCCTTGGGTATATCAGCAGTACGACGGGGATTTTTCTTTTTACGACGTTGCATTGACAAAACTTTTCTCTCTTTGTATTATGTTCGCTTCATTCTTGCACCTGCCGAGGTGGCGGAATTGGTAGACGCGCTGGTTTCAGGTATCAGTGGTGGCAACACCGTGAAGGTTCAAGTCCTTTTCTCGGCACCATCTAATTGATGTTTTCGCTTTTTTTCCCTTCTTAATAGTAACGCATTCTCTCACGTTTTCTTCAATTCTCACACTGAATTATAAATGTTCTTTAGAAGAAAATAGGAAGTACCATTAGTACCTCCTAGTTTTGTTTCTATTGTTGTGTATTAGTTTGCGTGGTTGCTTTTGCGGGTATGTATTTACGCCCATCTTCTAATAGCACGTCGTAATCGCTTGCTAATAGTTCCTGAACTTTTTGCATCCGTAAGCGGAAATTCTGCACTATCACGCTGTTGTCTAAATCAGGATTAATGATTTCAGGGACAATAATCAGGACTAATTCAGTCCGCTCTCCGGAATCACTACGGGATGAAAATAAGGTTTCGCCGACTAAAGGAATCTTACTGATACCAGGAATTTCTTGCCGTTCATTCGAACCTTTATTTTGAATTAAACCGCCTAACACAATAGGCGTTCTATCTCGTACTGCAACCACTGTTTCTAATTTACGTTGACTGAAGGATTGTGCGTTTTGTACAGTACTACTTTCTGGACCAAGTTGGGTTAATTCTTGGGATAGTTTTAAATTAACAATGCCATCTTCACTGATGCGAGGCGTTACCTTTAAGGTAATCCCAGTATCACGATATTGTATGGATTGGATATCACTTTGTCCTGAAACGGTAGCGCGGGTCACGTCACCTAAGTAGGGTTCATTGCTACCGACATTAAATGTAGCATCTTCATTATCCCGAATTAAAATTGAAGGGCGAGATAAGATACTAACCGCGTTAGTTGATGCGAGAAGGTTGAGCACGGCGAAAATATCGCCTGATAACAAGTTAACGCTAAAACCAGCGAGTGAGCCGATAGCGGTGTTACTACTTAAATCTGCACCTGGTAAATTGCCTGCTGGCAACTTGGCATTATATCCATAAGAACTATCATGTTTTCCAAATAATCCACGCCAGTCTATTCCAAATTGGGTTGCTTCATTTAGGGTTACTTCAGCAATGACCACATTCACCATCACTTCTTTAGCGACACGGTCTAATTGGGCAATTGTGGTTAAGAGCTGTTTATAATCGCGGGGTGTTGCTCGCACAATTAAACTGTTGGTTTTTTCATCCGCCACTAAATTCACTTTTAATTTTGCGGAAACAGCCAAGACACTGCCTGTGGGTGCAGTGGATTTAGGTTCTGGTGTTGGTGTAGCAGGTTGCCCCGGTTGTGCTGGAATTGCAGCAACAGGAGGCAGTTCATCTGTACGTTTGGTGGTTTTGTCTTTATCTTTGGCATCATCGGTTTTAAAGACTTCTGCCAATGTTGCTGCCAGTTCTTTGGCTTCTAAATTTTTGACACGATAGATAAAGACCTGTTCAGCACTGTCTTCGCTCCGTTCATCTAAAACTTCAATCCAAGAGGCAACTTCAGTAAATGAGCCTTGTGGTGGTGCAATCACTAATACTGAATTAATTCTTTCTAAACCAATAACTTGATAGGCAGGTGCATTACCAGAAATGGCCTGTAGAATCTTTTCTAACTCGGCTTGTACTTCGGTTGACTTTGAATTTGAGAGTCTGAATAAGCGCATACCACGATGTTGAAAGGGGTCGGCATCAACGACTGTCAGTAACCGATTAATCCGTTCTAAACGGTCGGGAGAAGCAATAATTCCTATGACGTTCAAACTGGGTAAACTAATAATTCGCCCTTGTGGTTGGATTAATGGCGTAAGAACGGCTAACGCAGCGTCTGCATTGATATAGCGTAAGGGGGTGATTTGCATAGCTTCGGAAGCATCGCTTCCTATTAATCCTGAAGAAACGCCTACATTCGCGGGTAATCCTGTTCCTACGCCTGTTTTCTTCAGATGATACACACCCCCTTTTTTCTCCATGCTAATGCCTGTATCTGTCAATAACAGTTGCATCAATGGCCATAAATCTGCTTTACGTAAGGGTTTTTCTTTAGGTGTACGAATCGTTACTTTATCGCCGATAGTTGGGTCAATGACCATACTTACGCCTAATTCATCTGCAATGATTTCTATGACTTGACGTAATTCAACCTGTTCAAAGTTCAATTCAAACGTATCTGCACCTTTGCTAGAAGCAGGTGTTGCAGGACTTTTGCTAGATAAAGTCTGCACATTGGGAAATTGTCCAACATGATTAATTTCTTTCAGCGCGACAGGTGTTGCTTGCGGTAATTCTGCAATAACTGGCGTTTCGCCATACGTGGGCAATTGTGTTGTGGCTAATTCCATTGCACCCATAGGATTACGCTCGGGCGGTGTGCTACATGACACGACCAAACTGGCACAACAAAGGATAAGACTGGTTTTTTTCATCAAAATGGCAAACATGAAGAGATAACTTATAAAGTTGTATAAAGTGATTAATTATCGACTTAGTGAAGTAATACTGAAAATCGCGGATAACATAATAATAACAATCGTTCCCACGATAACACCTAACACTAAAATCAAAATGGGTTCAACGGCGGCGACTAAACGCGCTGTTTGTTGTTTCACATTCGTATCAAAGGTTTCTGCCAAACGGTCTAAAATCAGTCCTGTCCGTCCAGATTCTTCCCCAACAATAACCAACTGCGCTAATAACACAGGAAATTTACCTTCATTTACAAGGGCTTTACCCAAACTTACCCCACTACGCACGGCTTCTTCAACCCGTTTCAAACTATCGGATAAAACCTCATTCGTCATAACCCCACGCACAATATTTAGGGCTTTTAGCAGTGGAATACCCGCGCCCAATAATGCACCCAAGGTGCGCGAAAAACGGGAAGACTCCGCTTGTAACAATAAACTCCCTAAAATTGGAATTTGTAAAATAAATTGGTCACGTTGCAAGCGTTTTTCGGGCGTGGTATCCATCTGTCGCCAGCCTATCCACGCCAAAATTGGTAAAAAGGGTAATGACCACCAATAGGTTTTTAACCATTCACTGGTAGATAATAAAAAAGCGGCAGAATCAGGGGTTTTTGTCCCCATGTTTTTAAATAAATCGGCAAATTGTGGAATAACAAAAATCATTAATAAGATAACACTGAGGACACCCGTAATCAGCAAAATAACAGGGTAAATCATGGCAGAAATAACTGTTCGTTTAGCATCATCTGCGGCGGCGAGAAATCCTGCTACTTTCGGCAATAATTGCTCTAAAATTCCACCTTCTTCACCCGCATGTACCATGTTGATGTACATTTTTGAAAAAACATCAGGATGGGCTTGCAACGCATCTGCAAGACTTTTTCCTTCTTTGACATCACGGTGTAAATCAGCAATAAGTTGTTGTACAAAGGGTTTTTCATTTAGACCTTCTAATAAAACTAAGGCTTTATCCAAAGGCACACGGGCTTCTACTAATGTGCAGAGTCCATTAGTAAAATCGATTAAATCGCGGTTAGAAATTTTCCGCTGTCCGAAAAAACTCCCGCCTTCACTGCCTAGCTCAATTTTTAAAGCGACAAGTTGCCGATTTTGCAAGGTCATGACGACTTCTTGCTCATTTTCCGCATTAAGTTTTCCTGTGTGAATATTTCCTTCATTATCACAGGCTTGGTAGGTGTAGGCGTGCATTATCTCGTCTAATTAAATAAAAAGGATTTTATCAGGGGATGAAGTCGGTTTAATTCGTCACTATTATGTTTTAACAATTCATGTTCCCACAATTTATAAGCATTATCATGACATTCTTGTGCGAGTGCTTGACTAATTACAGTAAAGGTCAAAGCAAGCTTTAAATCTTAAGGTATATACTTTCCTATAATATGGCTTTTTGTTATTATTTTTATTAAAATCAATGAGTAAAATAATAATTTTCTGGAAACTGACCTAATTGAGTCGCATAATGTGTTTTAAAGGATTTCACAACACTTATTGAAGTGTCTTTATATTAGGCATCAGTTAGTTAAGATAATTATTAATACGGGTATAACTAGCAGGATAAAGACTTAATAAATCCAAAAACCATTCGGCAAAATTTGTTTACATAAAGTCGTTGGAACATCATTTTTCCTATTTTCTAAATTGCCCGTGTTACGCGCACGATTTCCTCAGGCGTAGTAATCCCTTGGTATAGTTTTTCTAACGCGTCTTGGCGTAAGAGTCTTAAACCTTCTCGTTGTGCTTGTTCACGAATTTTATTCGCATCACCACCACTGGTAATGACAGCGCGCACACTGTCGGAAATAATCAGCAATTCGTATAAGCCTAAACGTCCACGATAGCCTGTATTTGCGCAGCGTTCACAACCGCGACCGCGTTTAATAGTGGGGTGGTCTGCACGGCTAATGCCTAATAATTCCGCCTCGTCTTCAGTTAATTCATGGTCTTCAGCACAATGTAGGCAAATTTTACGCACTAAGCGTTGTGCCATAATTGCCATGACGCTGGAGCTGATTAAATAAGTATCCACGCCCATATCTTGCAACCGCGTGATTGCGCCCGCCGCATCGTTGGTGTGTAGCGTAGAGAAAACTAAGTGACCTGTTAGTGCGGATTCAATCGCAATTTCTGCGGTTTCATGGTCGCGGATTTCCCCTACCATGATAATGTCAGGGTCTTGTCGCACGATAGAACGTAAACCCGCCGCGAACGTTAAACCGATTTTCGCGTTGACGTGAATCTGGGTAATACCTTCTAGTTGATATTCGACAGGGTCTTCAATCGTAATGATTTTTTGTGAACCCGTGTTGATTTTTTCTAGTGTGCCGTACAGGGTTGTGGTTTTTCCGCTTCCTGTTGGACCTGTGACTAAAATCATGCCGTGCGGTTGTTGGATAACATGGGCAAAGGGTTTTAAAATGTCCGCAGGCATCCCCAGCTTATCCAAACTCACGGAAATATCACTGCGGTCTAAAAGCCGTAATACGATAGATTCACCATGCACACCCGGTAAGGTAGAAACCCGCATATCTAGGGTTCTATCACCCATTTGGTATTGAATACGTCCATCTTGGGGCAAGCGTTTTTCCCCAATGTCTAGCCGCGCCATGAGCTTAACCCGTGAGGATACGGCAGCTTGAACATTTGCGGGTAGGCGTTCAATGTTGACCATTACGCCATCTACACGACAGCGCACCATTAAATATTTTTCTTCGGGTTCGAAGTGAATATCACTGGCGTTTAAATCTAATGCACGCTCCATTAAATGATTGACCATGCGAATCACAGGTGCGTCAGAGGCTAAATCTTTTAAGTATTCATTATCTAATTGGTCAGCCCGCCCACCATCGTTTGCACCGTCTAGTTCAGGCGATAATTTCGCGCGCCAGTGTTTGATTAATCGAGCAACTTGGTCAGTCGCGCCTCGTTCAAAACGAATGTATTGTCCTAATAAAAAACGGATTTTTGCGCGGTCTTCAATATCAGGTGGCGTGCTGAAGAGCAAACAAGGTTGTTCGGGGAAATTCTCGACAGGTGCAATGCCTTTTTTTGCAAGTAATTGGGTAAAAATGGGAAGGCTTAAAGCGGTTGTCGTCATATCAATTTCTCATTTTGGGGCAAGTTCAGCATCAGTTAGCGGAATACGGCTAAACCCTGTTACTTTCACAGTACCACTCAATAGGTTATTCCCCCGCCCGATTCGAGCTTCAACAAACACTATGGCTAGGTATTCATGTGCTGTTTCAACTGCTTGAATAAAATTAAAAAGTGTTTGTGAGTCGGACTCAAACTGTACGCCTTGTGTGACTAATACCCATTCACCTGTGCGTGAAAATTCAGGTAAATCTAAGGCTCTAACGGTTAAACTACTCCGTTGGGCAATTTCGCGTAATACGCCTTGCATACGGGCGGCAACTAATTCACGGTTATTGCCTTGCAGTAATGACGTATTAAATTTATCGCGTTCTTGAATCGCCTTAACATGTTGTTCTTGCCAGTATTGTGTACCAACATCTAGCCGTTGATAGCGGTCGATTTCCGTTTGTAAGGCTTCCATCCGCACTTTACGGGCTTGATACATCGCATAGAGTTTAGGGGCTATTTCAAAGGGGATAGCGTAACCTAACAACATGGCAAGAAAGAGGGTTAATAAACGTTTTTCTTGACGAGTCAAGGGAGAGTCCTAAAAAGATAAAAAATGATAACTAATTGTGATTATGCGGATTTTAATTTTTCCGCTATTTTCGCGCCTAAATTCAACTTGTCCAAGAGTTCACTCATTTTGTAAAATGACTCCCGTTTGTCTTTCTGCAAGAATTCTATCTCGGATGGTGTTAGCATCCTTCTTTGAATTGATAATGTATTTTGCTTCTGATTCTGTGAGACAATCAAATTCATAACCGAATTCATTACACCACCATTCTTCGAGTTCATGATATTTTTCCCTTAATAAGGTCAGGGTTTCATCTGTGATAGCCAAAGTAGATGAATAGCTTTTTCCTGTCAATGTTGTTGCCAACAATGTTTTAATCCCAAATTGAGCAATGTAACCACACAAATTTGCGAGTGTTCCCCCTTGTGTTAAGGCATCATCTAAAATAACAGCACTTTTAATATCTGAATTGCTGGGGATACCTGCAAAAGGGGGCGGAAACGCTAATCTAGCGAATCCATTTGAGCCCGTTCTATTAACCTTTGCTGCTTGAACAATATTAAGTTCAACGGATGAGTCAAATTGTGTCGCAAGAATTATCGCATAAGCCAACGGAATGCGATTAATACTAATAGCTTCTTCTGCATGAACAGGAACAAATAACGGTTTTCTATCTTGTATTATCGTTGCTATCTTTGTAATGGTTGTTTGACAAACCAAATCACTGACAAGGATTAATGCGGCACCAAGATTACCTTGTTTCACCTCTACATAACATCGATGTTTAGCCGCTTCACCTGATGCGGAATTTAAAATGACAGGGGGAAAATCTATTTGCCACGGATAGCGTTTGTAGCGTGTTACACAATTATTCATACTGTTCCGCTTTCAGTATAGCTTTTAATGAACACGCTAAAAATTACGCTAATTTAATAAGCTAATAGGTTTTAAGACCTATTAACCTAATCCATACTAAATCGCCCGAATCTTCTCTGCCTGCGTTTCTAATTCCTGCACCGCACTTTGCATTTCTGCAACCCGTTGGCGTTCTTTTGCCACAATGTCAGCAGGAGCGCGTTCAATAAACTGAGGATTTTCTAGTTTAGCGGTTAATTTGTCCAAATCTTTAGCGATTTTTTCAACTTCCTTCGCTAAGCGTTTTAATTCTGCCTCTTTATCAATTAAGCCTGCTAAGGGAATTAAAATCCGCATGTCACCGACTAATGCCATTGCTGATTCTGGCGCGTTATCTGTGTTGGTTAACCATGTAATTTTTTCTAAACGAGCAAGACTGCTGATTAAACCTTGATGCGCGTTTAAACGCTGTTGGTCGCTTTCTGTCCCATTTTGCAATAGAACAGGTAATAATTTACTCGGTGCAATGTCCATTTCAGCACGAATCCGACGCACGCCAAGAATAAATTGTTTAACCCATTCAATATCTTGCTCTGCTTGATTATCCACTTTGTCCATTTGTGCCTGTGGATAAGGCTGCAACATAATGGTGTTGCCTGTTTTGCCTGCGAGTGGGGCGATTTTTTGCCACAATTCTTCCGTCACAAACGGGATAAATGGATGCAGTAAACGCAGTAAGGTTTCTAATACACGCACTAATGTGCGTCGTGTCCCACGTTGGGCGGTTTCGCTAGCTTCACCACTTTGCAACACTGCTTTAGAAAATTCTAAGTACCAATCGCAATATTCATTCCACGTAAAGTCGTAAACTGCATTTGCCGCTAAATCAAAACGGTAGCCTGTAAAATGTTGTTGCATCTCTGTTTCTAAGGCTTGCAAACGGGAAATAATCCAACGGTCTGCTAATGATAATTCTACAGGGGCATCACTCAAACCCGTATCTTTACCATCGGTATTCATCCACACGTAACGGGTCGCATTCCATAATTTATTACAAAAATTGCGATAACCTTCAATTCGCCCCATGTCAAAACGAATATCACGCCCTGTTGAAGCTAACGCCGCAAAGGTAAAGCGTAAAGCATCTGTCCCAAAAGCAGAAATGCCATTAGCGTATTCTTGGCGAGTACGTTTTTCAATTTTGGGGGCCATTTCTGGCTGCATTAAACCTGTCGTGCGTTTTTGTACTAAGGTTTCTAAGTCTATGCCATTAATTAAATCTAAAGGGTCTAATACATTGCCTTTAGATTTGGACATTTTTTGTCCTTCAGAATCACGAATTAAGCCATGAATATAAATTTCACGAAAGGGTACTTCTCCATCCATAAACTTCATACCCATCATAATCATCCGTGCAACCCAGAAGAAAATAATGTCAAAACCTGTGACTAAAACGCTAGTCGGGTAAA contains:
- the gspD gene encoding type II secretion system secretin GspD; amino-acid sequence: MFAILMKKTSLILCCASLVVSCSTPPERNPMGAMELATTQLPTYGETPVIAELPQATPVALKEINHVGQFPNVQTLSSKSPATPASSKGADTFELNFEQVELRQVIEIIADELGVSMVIDPTIGDKVTIRTPKEKPLRKADLWPLMQLLLTDTGISMEKKGGVYHLKKTGVGTGLPANVGVSSGLIGSDASEAMQITPLRYINADAALAVLTPLIQPQGRIISLPSLNVIGIIASPDRLERINRLLTVVDADPFQHRGMRLFRLSNSKSTEVQAELEKILQAISGNAPAYQVIGLERINSVLVIAPPQGSFTEVASWIEVLDERSEDSAEQVFIYRVKNLEAKELAATLAEVFKTDDAKDKDKTTKRTDELPPVAAIPAQPGQPATPTPEPKSTAPTGSVLAVSAKLKVNLVADEKTNSLIVRATPRDYKQLLTTIAQLDRVAKEVMVNVVIAEVTLNEATQFGIDWRGLFGKHDSSYGYNAKLPAGNLPGADLSSNTAIGSLAGFSVNLLSGDIFAVLNLLASTNAVSILSRPSILIRDNEDATFNVGSNEPYLGDVTRATVSGQSDIQSIQYRDTGITLKVTPRISEDGIVNLKLSQELTQLGPESSTVQNAQSFSQRKLETVVAVRDRTPIVLGGLIQNKGSNERQEIPGISKIPLVGETLFSSRSDSGERTELVLIIVPEIINPDLDNSVIVQNFRLRMQKVQELLASDYDVLLEDGRKYIPAKATTQTNTQQ
- a CDS encoding type II secretion system F family protein, whose translation is MHAYTYQACDNEGNIHTGKLNAENEQEVVMTLQNRQLVALKIELGSEGGSFFGQRKISNRDLIDFTNGLCTLVEARVPLDKALVLLEGLNEKPFVQQLIADLHRDVKEGKSLADALQAHPDVFSKMYINMVHAGEEGGILEQLLPKVAGFLAAADDAKRTVISAMIYPVILLITGVLSVILLMIFVIPQFADLFKNMGTKTPDSAAFLLSTSEWLKTYWWSLPFLPILAWIGWRQMDTTPEKRLQRDQFILQIPILGSLLLQAESSRFSRTLGALLGAGIPLLKALNIVRGVMTNEVLSDSLKRVEEAVRSGVSLGKALVNEGKFPVLLAQLVIVGEESGRTGLILDRLAETFDTNVKQQTARLVAAVEPILILVLGVIVGTIVIIMLSAIFSITSLSR
- a CDS encoding GspE/PulE family protein encodes the protein MTTTALSLPIFTQLLAKKGIAPVENFPEQPCLLFSTPPDIEDRAKIRFLLGQYIRFERGATDQVARLIKHWRAKLSPELDGANDGGRADQLDNEYLKDLASDAPVIRMVNHLMERALDLNASDIHFEPEEKYLMVRCRVDGVMVNIERLPANVQAAVSSRVKLMARLDIGEKRLPQDGRIQYQMGDRTLDMRVSTLPGVHGESIVLRLLDRSDISVSLDKLGMPADILKPFAHVIQQPHGMILVTGPTGSGKTTTLYGTLEKINTGSQKIITIEDPVEYQLEGITQIHVNAKIGLTFAAGLRSIVRQDPDIIMVGEIRDHETAEIAIESALTGHLVFSTLHTNDAAGAITRLQDMGVDTYLISSSVMAIMAQRLVRKICLHCAEDHELTEDEAELLGISRADHPTIKRGRGCERCANTGYRGRLGLYELLIISDSVRAVITSGGDANKIREQAQREGLRLLRQDALEKLYQGITTPEEIVRVTRAI